A window of Oncorhynchus kisutch isolate 150728-3 linkage group LG23, Okis_V2, whole genome shotgun sequence genomic DNA:
cccctcgacaacattccgctgaaaaggcagcgcacaaaattttatatttttttgaaatatgtaactttcacacattaacaagtccaatacagcaaatgaaagattaaattcttgttaatctacccatcgtgtccaatttcaaaaatgctttacagcgaaagcacaatattgtgcttttgctgtaaagtttatctttcatttgctgtattggacttgttaatgtgtgaaagttacatatttcaaaaaatattattacatttcgcgcgctgccttttcagcggaatgttgtcaaggggttccgctagcggaaagCCTGCGCTAGAAACTATCTCGGGGAAGCTCATCCGCATGCTCTTCTGAGACCAGGGTCTTAACCTGATTGCAGTTCAGTGTTGTAatcgacttcagtgggaaaatgctcaccttcgatggccgctggcatgctggagaagtgttctcttcacggatgaatcccggtttcaattgtaccaggcagaccgtgtgtatggtgtcgtgtggacGAGCTGTTTGCTGATATCAagattgtgaacagagtgccccagaGTGGCGTTATGGTTATGGCAGCGGCATGCATAAGTAACGGACAACAAACacgattgcattttatcaatgccaatttgaatgcacagacataccgtgacgagatcctggggccattgtcgtaccattcatccgctgccatcacatATTTTATCATGATAATGCAcggtcccatgtcgcaaggatctgtacacaattccaggGTTTGCAAAAGGAGCTTGAGGTGCTTAAAGTATGTGAATTTGGCATTCTGAAATTGAAGTACTCAGACATTTTCTCAAGTTGGTACTTGAATTAAAATGAGGAGAACAGATAATGATCAAATACATTTATGAAAAACATTAGAAAAATGTATTGGTTTTGCTAATTCTAATTCGGGCTGAACTgactttgtttaaaaaaaaaaaaaaatgtacataatgttgccggtaccgtctcttatgaccgaaaataacttctggatatcaggactgCAATTCCTCatcacggactggcagaatcctttttttcctttaacgagtctgacgcgCCAGACGCAAATGATATACTCCTTTCTCGGGGACAGGCCCAGATTCCTGTGATTTGcatgaagaggaggtggagaaaatGGGGCCAACGGGTAGgcagccttctgagaattcgaataaacccccacttccttccattctgctagcaaacgtgcaatctttggagaataaaacgGATGACCTACGCGCAAGAttaacctgttgcgtcgagccatcccggatccgggatcatgaatacagcctcaacctcattaccataacgcaacgttaactattcatgaaaatcgcaaatgaaatgaaattaatatgctagctctcaagcttagccttttgttaacaacactgtcatctcagattttcaaaatatgcttctcaaccattggaaaacaagcatttgtgtaacagtattcaTAGCTATtcatagctagcgtagcatttagcgttagcagtTCAGCAGGAAACATTTccacaaaaaccagaaaaacattcaataaaatcatttacctttgaagaacttcagatgttttcaatgaggagactctgttagatagcaaatgttccgtttttcAAAAACTAATATTtatttaggagaaatcgctccgtttggtgcgtcacgtttggctaccaaaaaaaaacgaaaattcagtcatctaaacgtcaaacttttttcaaaaattaactccataatatcgactgaaacatggcaaatgttgtttcGAACcgatcctcaaggtgtttttcacatatctcttcgatgatacaTCGTTCGTCGAAGTGTGCTTTCCCTCTGAATCCCAGGAGCAAATGGCCACAACTGAAGATTACGCGCTGATTTACACAAAGGACAccaggcggacacctggtaaatgtagtctcttatggccaatcttccaatgatatgcctacaaatacgtcacaatgctgcagacaccttggagaaacgataggaagggcaggctcattcccggcgcattcacagccatataaggagacaatagaaaacagcttcaaattctgcccatttcatggttaaagtatcatcttggtttcgcctgtaacatgagttctgtggcacccaCAGATAATATCTTGGCAGTtctggaaaccttagagtgttttctttttatatgcatagtcgagcatcttttcatgacaaaatattgcgcttaaaacgggcacgtttttttaatcCAATAATGACATACTGCCCCTAGAGGTTCAAGAAGTTAagctaccaacgggacattcaaaacagCAATATCTTAagcttcacagagtcgtggctgaatgatgacactatcaacatacagctggctggttttTCATAGCTGTTTACATGCCAcgacagtcagaggctggcactaagacagcattgaatgagctgtattctgccataagcaaccaagaaaacgctcacccagaggcggcactcctagtagcTGGGGccattaatgcagggaaacttaaatccgctTCACCAAATTTTCTATcggcatgttaaatgtgcaaccagaggggggtgaactctggaccacctttactccacacacagagacgcattcAAAGCTCTCCCATgccttccatttggcaaatctgaccataattctatcctcctgattcctgcttacaagcaaaaattaaagcggGAAGCACCAgtctagatcaataaaaaaagtggtcaggtgAAGCATATGCTAgcacagacaggaatatgttctgagatggcattgaggagtacaccgcatcagtcattggcttcatcaataagtgcatcgatgacgtcgcccccacagtgaccgtacgtacataccccaaccagaagccattgattacaggcaacatccacactgagctttcaaggagcgggactctaacctggaagcttataagaaatgccgctatgccctctgacaaaccatcaaacaggcaaagcgtcaatacaggactaagatcaaatcgtactacaccagctctgacgctcgctcgtcggatgtggcagggcttgcaaaccattacagaattcaaagggaagcacagccgtgaactgcccagtgacacgagcctaccagacgagctaggCTCGATTCGaggaaaataacactgaaacatgcatgagagcaccagctgttccggaagactgtgtgatcatgctcgcAGCAGGCagtgtgagtaagacctttagacaggtcaacattcacaaggccgcaggtccagattgattaccaggatgtgtactgcaagcatgcgctgaccaactagcaagtgtcttcactgacatttttaacctctccctgtccgagtctgtaataccaacatgttttactaccatagtgcctgtgcccaagaacactaaggtaacctgcctaaatgactaccgacccgtagcactcatgtctgccatgaagtgctttgaaaggctgatcatggctcacatcaacaccgttatcccagaaaccctggcctagacccactccaatttgcataccgccctaacagatccacagatgatgcaatctctattgcactccacactgccctttcccacctggacaaaaggaacacctatgtgagaatgctattcattgactacagctcagcgttcaacaccatagtgcccccaAAGCTTATCAATAAGCTAAGTACCCTGGGAcaaaacatctccctctgcaattggatcctggacttcctgacgggctgctccctggtagtaaaggtaggtaacaacacatccgccatgctgatcctcaacacaggggcccctcgggtgtgtgctcagtccactcctgtactcccttgttcactcatgactgcacggccaggcacgactccaacaccatcattaagtttgcttattacacaacagtggtaggcctgaccatcgacgagacagcctatagggaggaggtcagagacctgaccgtgtggtgctaggacaacaacctctctctctcaacgtgatcaagacaaaggagatgattgtggactacaggaaaaagaggaccaagcatctcatcgacggggctgaagtggagcaggttaagagcttcaagttccttggtgtccacatcaccaacaaactaacatgatccaagcacactaagacagtcgtgaagagggcacgacaaaacctattccccctcaggagactgaacttatttggcatgggtcctgagatcctcaaaaggttctacagctgcaccatcaagagcatcctgactggttgcgcatcactgcctggtatggcaactgcccggcctctgaccgcaaggcactacagagggtagcgcgaacggcccagtacataactggggccaagcttcctgccatccaggtcctctataccaggcggtgtcagaggaagaccctaaaaattgttagactccagccaccctagtcatagactattctctctgcatccacacggcaagcggtaccgaagcgccaagtcaaggtccaagagacttctaaacagcttctaccctcaagccataagactcctgaacacctaatcaagtGGCTGCCCAGACTTTTTGCATTgtcccacctctccccctcttttacaccgctgctaatctctgttgttatcatctaggcatagtcactttattaactctacctatatgtacatattacctcaactaaccggtgcccccgcacattgactctgtaccggtacccccccctctatatagtctcgctattgttattttactgctgctctttaagtactttttacaacaacaaaaaaattcaactgcattattggttaagagtctgtaagtaagcatttcactgtgactattaaaattagatttgattggaCGCCGCCAAACCTCACATCAATGGCTAAAATGCCGGGAAAATGTAGATTCGTCTCTACTCAGATGACAAAATAATCCGTACTGATTTACCACTCACGTATTGAGTAAATAAGTAGTGAAACAATGTATTATTGAGTAGAACTTATAGGGTAGTGATAAATACTATGGTATttcaaataaaaacaatatgcggTTGTGGCGATATACTGCCATCTGGTGGTGACCAGAAACAATTCTATAACATTAAGTATTACAAATTTATGGCCCTTGAAAATATTATTGCTTGAAAAAGTCCTTGAATTTGATTTGCCACTGTCTGTACGAACACTGCAATTCTTggagttcttccatggcctgcgtaCTCACccaacatgtcacccattgagcatgtttgggatgatcTGGATCAATATGTACCACAGCGTGTCTCAGTTACCAcccatatccagcaacttcacatagCCATTGAaaaagagtgggacaacattccacaggccacaatcaacagcctgatcaactcgatgcgaaggagatgttttgcactgtatgaggcaaatggtggtcacaccagacactgactggttttctgatccccgCCCCAATTGTTTTTTAAAgttatctgtgaccaatagatgcATATCGGTATTCCCAGTcgagtgaaatccatagattagggcctaattaataaATTTCTGATTTCCCTAcattttattatttaaccttttatttaactaggccagtccgttaagaacaaattcttatttacaatgacggcctaccccagcaaaccctaacccggacaatgctggttaaattgtgtgccgccctataggactcccaaacacggccggttgtgacacagcctggaatctaaccagggtctgcagtgacgcctctagcgctgATATGCCGTGCCTTAGACTTCTGTGCCACTAGGGAACACATaaatgtgaactgtaactcagttaaagttttgaaattgttgcgtgttacgtttatagttttgttcagtgtaaaaaaataaataataataagtgCTGCCAGATTTGTAAAGTGTTCTCGATTTTTACCTGTTATTTTTTGCAGATGAGTGCCAAACTAAATATGGGAATGCAAATGCGTGGCGATACTGCACTAAAGTGTTTGACATGCTAACAGTAGCGGCTGTAAGTCCAATCACCATGAGCATTCACACTTCTTTGAATACATGTGCTTTATCTATCTTACATTTTCCCACACATATGAATCAATCACTTACAGAGTTTCTTACCACAGTTGATAGACGAGCAGGTCCTTTGTGTGCATGGTGGTCTTTCACCTGACATCAAGACCCTGGACCAGATCCGAACAATCGAGCGCAACCAAGAGATTCCCCACAAGGGGGCCTTCTGTGACCTGGTGTGGTCGGACCCAGAGGATGTGGACACCTGGGCCATCAGTCCGCGAGGTGCAGGCTGGCTGTTTGGCGCCAAGGTCACTAATGAGGTAAACGCATCAAATTGTCCTGAGTAGAGGGCTAACTACTACAGCTTTTAATGATGATATGAATAGACCTAGACGGTAGGCTTGGGTGGTATATACCGTATACCGGGATATTTTGAAATACCAAAGGTATGATTTTCAATACAGTAAAAATGCTTGGGGTTTGCATGCTACGCCACTGCTTATAAAATATAAGTTAACTATCTAAGATGTGCCAAATAAATTATCTCCAGTTCAGGGCTCCAGTTATGCATTTGGTTCTCTAACTTGCTAGCTTGTAAGCTCAAGCTTCTTTGTTATAGCAGAGACAATcacctcctggatcaagatctcTACTGCCCAATTTGTTTTGTgcatttttgtgttttttttttctttttcaatTTGAAAGAGAGACCTATGTTGAATACTGAGCTCATCTGTGGTTCTGTTTGACCCATTTCAGTTTGTTCACATCAATAATCTGAAGCTGATTTGCCGTGCACACCAGCTGGTCCACGAGGGCTACAAGTTCATGTTTGACGAGAAGCTGGTGACGGTGTGGTCCGCGCCCAACTACTGTTACCGCTGTGGAAACATTGCCTCCATCATGGTCTTCAAAGACGTGAACACCCGGGAGCCCAAGCTGTTCCGCGCCGTGCCCGACTCGGAGCGGGTCATCCCtcccagaac
This region includes:
- the LOC109868106 gene encoding serine/threonine-protein phosphatase 6 catalytic subunit gives rise to the protein MAPLDLDKYVEIARQCKYLPENDLKRLCDYVCDLLLEESNVQPVSTPVTVCGDIHGQFYDLCELFRTGGQVPDTNYIFMGDFVDRGYYSLETFTYLLALKAKWPDRITLLRGNHESRQITQVYGFYDECQTKYGNANAWRYCTKVFDMLTVAALIDEQVLCVHGGLSPDIKTLDQIRTIERNQEIPHKGAFCDLVWSDPEDVDTWAISPRGAGWLFGAKVTNEFVHINNLKLICRAHQLVHEGYKFMFDEKLVTVWSAPNYCYRCGNIASIMVFKDVNTREPKLFRAVPDSERVIPPRTTTPYFL